From the genome of Myxococcales bacterium, one region includes:
- a CDS encoding prepilin peptidase produces the protein MVSETEAFWALVNQPIWLGTVGLLFGLAIGSFLNVVIYRLPHGESIVYPPSHCPSCQTNIKPWDNIPIVSYLWLRAACRHCGQRISLRYPVVELLTGIVFALIALRFGFTFGTLIFSVFSAGLIVAGLVDIDHQIIPDEISLGGLALGLVAMPSWMVYSGASVASALQYSLVGALIGGGMLWIVGFAHARVCVAVGRKFEHWPGEGEENPRPSDPDYWMWFPGMGFGDIKLLAMIGAFLGPVGVVTTVLLASVLGLVLGVGWAVVSRSWNSPFGFGPAIAGAALLSLFLPSPLFLMG, from the coding sequence ATGGTCAGTGAAACCGAAGCGTTCTGGGCTCTCGTCAACCAACCGATCTGGCTCGGGACTGTTGGACTTTTGTTCGGTCTCGCGATCGGCTCGTTCCTCAATGTGGTGATCTACCGGTTGCCCCACGGAGAATCGATTGTCTATCCGCCCTCGCACTGTCCTTCTTGTCAGACCAATATCAAACCGTGGGACAACATTCCGATCGTCTCGTATCTCTGGCTGCGCGCGGCCTGTCGCCACTGCGGACAGCGAATCTCGCTTCGCTATCCCGTGGTCGAGTTGCTCACGGGAATCGTCTTCGCGCTGATCGCGCTTCGTTTCGGTTTTACCTTCGGGACCCTGATCTTCTCGGTGTTTTCCGCCGGGCTGATCGTGGCCGGACTGGTGGATATCGATCATCAAATCATTCCAGATGAGATCTCGTTGGGTGGCCTCGCCCTGGGCCTGGTCGCGATGCCGTCGTGGATGGTCTATTCCGGGGCATCCGTCGCTTCGGCTCTACAATACAGCCTCGTGGGTGCATTGATCGGCGGAGGAATGCTGTGGATTGTCGGCTTTGCCCACGCCCGTGTCTGCGTAGCGGTCGGAAGAAAGTTCGAACACTGGCCCGGCGAGGGAGAAGAAAACCCTCGCCCAAGTGATCCCGACTATTGGATGTGGTTTCCGGGCATGGGTTTTGGAGATATCAAGTTGCTCGCGATGATCGGGGCCTTTCTCGGCCCGGTCGGAGTGGTGACGACCGTCTTGCTCGCCTCGGTTCTGGGTCTCGTTCTCGGCGTGGGGTGGGCGGTTGTTTCGCGCAGTTGGAACAGCCCGTTTGGATTTGGTCCCGCGATCGCGGGTGCGGCCCTGCTGTCTTTGTTTCTCCCTTCTCCTCTCTTCCTGATGGGCTGA